The nucleotide window CAGGTCCTTGTAGCATTGCTTTTTCTCGTCAATGTAAAGGTCTGCCACAGAAGACAACAGGAGGATTATGATACGATCGACAAATTCTCAAAACTCTTACTATGGAAGGGCATTTATGGTCGGCTGTGGAATCCATCAGGAGGCAAGTTTATTGCTTTCCTAGTAAATGGCCATAACTATGTAACTATGGCTACTTAGGACACACCCGCTTGCACTGAATGTTACAAAAGGAAGCTACGTATGTTGTGTAAGGGTGACAAAGCTTCTATTGATTCTAAATGACAAACTGTCATTAAAAAGTAAAATGGTATTCAAAGatcaatatattttttatatgcttaaaaaaaatgtaaatactatttaagtaaatattttatttgcttaaataaaatatttgtatttaacttttttttaaagtcattTGTGCTTGAATACATTTGTGGTTGCATGAGAAGTCAAAAAGGTTGGGTTGTAGACATCATTGGTGTATTGACACTTACAGCCAACTGCAATGTGACTTTGGACAACTGACTTTGCCCCCAATCGAGAATCTGTTTTTTTTGCAAAGCAGCAATGGCTTTTCTAACCTCCTTTGAAGAATCCCCCCTCCTTAAACTCTTTCAGGCCTGTCTCCTCAGGTCCAATGCCCACCAGGGCGATACCATGGGCTGTCAGGTCTGGTTCCAGTTTACTGATCTCTGCAGCTGTCCAGCGGCACACCTGGCAGCCAAACCTGCGCAGGAAGAACAGGACCACAGGCTTGTCACGCCATAAAGACTGGAGCTCCACACTCTGCAACAAATGACAGAGACAAATGACATGTTATGAAAGATTGAGGGAGGGAGGTTACTTCCCTGAATAGTTATGTTATCTCTCATAGGAGAGTGTTTAAATTGAATGAAGTACATTAGTGGCTCACAAACAATGACTGAGTGAATAATCAATGTAAAATAGTCAGTCAGAACAAAGTAACACTTTCATGTTATGAAACATTGAGGGAGTGAGGAGGGAGGCAGGATAGAAGTAAGCAAGGGAGAGCGGGAGGTATGAAACGTTGAGGGAGGAGGTAGATGGGGAGTGGTTGAGATGGGGAAGATCAATGTTTGTGCTCCCTCTACTGAAATGTATTGATCATTTTGACCCATACCTAGGGGATGCCATTTACAATTTGCTGCAATAATAAGATTATACCAATCATTAAAGTGCTGCCTGTGGCTCGCAAAGTAGCTAGTTAGCGGGCTAGGGAAGCCGTTCACAACCTTTCTAAGCCTGGCACAACCTGATAAAGAGAAAACAGATCTGGCCGAACCAGTAAAAACCTGGGTCTATATCTACttagtattgtaatgaaacagacAGGGAGCAGGTCACGAaacctcgaccttctagcccgaagtccagcgcactatcgactgtgccgcaaaaccatactcgtgcggcagagtcgatatccgcgcttataaacccagggtcgttacactatctTCCAAATCAGCTAGCTAGGAGCCTAAACCCACCATTATTAACACACACATTTACGCTTCAACACATTACGTACCTCTCCAGAACCACTCTTCAACAAGTTAGTTCCAGCTGTCTTTAGTTCAATCTTTGCCATTTCCACAGAATGTATTGAATTGACTAGAGACAATATACGTTAGTAAAAACGACTTACTCAACGGACTATTGCAGACACGCTAGTTGCACAACGAGCGTACTAAGCGAACGTACAACTACCACGCCTATTTCTATATTGATATCCAATCACGATCGCGAACAACACCCTGGCGCGATGCACGCACGTGGGCGCGTTTGATAACATAAAGTATACATTTTTATGACCAGATACAAAGTAGCCTATATTCCAATTTCCAGTATTGTTGAGTAAAGTGAATAGCTGGGATTATATCTAGCTATATATTCAAAGATTATGTAATTTCACGCAGTTTGTGCATGCGTTTGAAGcacaaaacacacattttcaAGTTTTATTACTATATGTACGGGTTTacaccagcctggtctcataaacTAGACGTAACACAGTAAATTTAAATCCGGGActctcaaattagtatgatatgttatctTTGGTTACATAAggcagaaggttacttaaggcagaCAGTAGGGTGTGTGGGTGTATAAtgtgaatgtctagcaacccaatggttgtgtgtttgaatctcatTACAGACAACTTTAGGTActtgctactttgcaactacttagcatgttagccaaCCCTAACACCTAACcactagcctagctaatgttagccatctAGCTAAGGTTtgcgttagccacaacaaattggaatttgtaacatatagtacaaattgcaatttgtaacatattgtagtAATTCTAATTCGTAGCATACCATACACATTGTAATTGGTAGTATATaatatgaaatggatgatggacatccacaaaataATACAGACCATATAAAATGAAACATATTATACTACTGAAATATCACGAATTTACATTTATTATGTtatgtctacccctgagtccaggttgcatACAGGTGGAATGAAacgcttacttgcaggttccttctcgaacAATGCAACAACTAGAAGTAATAAAatataagaatacgaacataaagtaaatggcccagtagaatataataattattttagcataAACCTAATACAGGAATCCACCATTTTTTGTACAATATTTACACGTATTTTGGGGAAGGTGGGATTGGTGGGCAAGTGTTCAAATTGTGCAATATTTAGCAATCATAATAGTCCTGTACAGTAGACAGGTCATAACACCCATAAAACTTAGCGGTCAAacacggaaatggttccaatcctTTATTCAGCTTTCATTTTTCACTTTGTGAATTTTACAAACACTTCAAACGAAGTATGTGTTTGGTGTAGGCCTACATcggcgtgatgttttgataaccatgtaattTTCTCACGGACAAGGTGAGTCAATATATATCAATATATTCGCCAcgatttacaaaaaaaaatgtgAACTGCTAATTAGCTACAGAGAAGACCTCAGCACGACTACAAATTCCTGCAGGAAGCACCTACATGTCATTATCAGCCAACACTGTCAGCTACCGTTCACCAGCGCGATCAGAGACCTGTGCCCAATTCATGATTAATCCATGTGCTatattgaaatcaaatcaaatgtatttgttacatgcactgaatacaaaaggtgtagaccttacagtgaaattcttaattacaagcccttaaccaacaatgcagttttaagaaaatccctACAAAAGTAAgcgataagaataacaaataactaaagagcagcagtaaatatacaggggtaccggtacagagtcaatgtgtcaatgtgcagggggcactggtgtcgaggtaattatgtacatgtaggtggagttattacagtggctatgcatagataacagagTAGTAAAAgaagtgaaagaagaagaggaagaggcttcgctccacaggtaatattacatttcattacagtacaacggtttgat belongs to Salvelinus namaycush isolate Seneca chromosome 20, SaNama_1.0, whole genome shotgun sequence and includes:
- the prxl2b gene encoding prostamide/prostaglandin F synthase encodes the protein MAKIELKTAGTNLLKSGSGESVELQSLWRDKPVVLFFLRRFGCQVCRWTAAEISKLEPDLTAHGIALVGIGPEETGLKEFKEGGFFKGDLYIDEKKQCYKDLGFKRYTALSVVPAALGKKVREVTTKAKAQGIQGNFTGDLLQSGGMLIVAKGGEKVLLHFVQDSPGDYVPLEDISKALDISANVQAGERPQCNDDVCTR